The proteins below come from a single Triticum aestivum cultivar Chinese Spring chromosome 5D, IWGSC CS RefSeq v2.1, whole genome shotgun sequence genomic window:
- the LOC123120090 gene encoding uncharacterized protein isoform X1: MDFAAMKRRELQALCKEHGLKANGSNADLAARLAATLSIPGGAEEDAVGVVVGKGCLKRSFGGASGGDSDAAKKVTFVLEEEEEAEVGGRRLLLSPVVARTRGRPRAAEALSRAQESGGERRRTRSQVGGDSADETDTGQVGADAVTRRHRRNAANLGAGDVVERVAGAVGRKTSAKAEQQELDSGEAVGRKHQLKRKASENDADNLDVSVQVGVSRRSTRSSAVQSEPAAAPSPVVHNKRGRKKAGDLKEQDRVKEQPTEIQHVGRTLRSGLVVAGPLLPTVSENKRSRSKVPEGETDVEKVAEVEISGRTTRSSSVPAAATSPIVVAKKRRKTKNVNSDEGQHTVPDVSNDSPVTRVLRNRAIQTIGSTDLKVALPTMLNAAKDGVEDGVAKQDGHVGSKKRKMLNRRATVATNGGEIPFSDSSGKASAMDMHVEVPGPVRRSMRKSVVPSFLEHETKGMHGDVEMKETVTKPVGRSTRRSVAPVILEKESKGLTKPVEIKETVTKPVGRSTWRSVATVILEKECKGLPKEMIPQVHVKRPTKKSLVPAMTVKGTKSIVTDMIPEARAGRSMRKPALAILNSKKNDHCEAAIREKCSSAKSEDLEKQQTVKQPVRRLTRKSFVPAVLEKDRKAVPAEMNPDAQFNNENGDHTKMKCAKGGHLEKQLVVKEPSRQSTHKSVAPHVIEKEIKGLQEESKSEVPVSTSVRKLACLNVVDKESKDHREIVPHVIEKESKGSQEESKSDVPVRTSVRKLAGPNAVDKESKDHSEIVRREESSVRTRSAQTKLQRSVQNDASLRQTRHRSSKLVISPLPSKPTASKGRPAKRSRTASLEEVMPAEEQKEDQIAYGGHTSDMIDVASSANSLESGVLPSPAEKSDLRDSHLNTQLEGTVVESSISHGKDVSNILEFELESTVVGTTEKPPSDLAIPDCTHVGALSEEALDSIENDAARCSPVLEQSPTGLQFLFSQGNIEEPDTHNTSPFFKNVMEESDVHKVECQGETVVSLKPDSYQGSDEYSIRVEESGGLMFSSQQNNEQEGFSVSTLRKDWVASVQLDSSEDLHHTVRDITRKDVICNEEEKTDFIPSDINAPHEKSHVDEPAEHVSGVSGALFCISQSTTVVDEVNSDSSPLESVDALDNHIASSNTEGLQQDNIEECNLHNARVTEDIHASVMSEAAQVAVPESGKMLQPDVETLVLSDEQLKRKLEGDDLEVQSFSRGEDESPKQSTSCEDQSFLGSGICQTVSRRDTDVVCVKDHRDDCNQHSEGQLTLGNLESDMSEPALDERSESGISVLRAEETSPFPDEQLNTKLEGNTEQTLICDKDSSNVSLTEFLGNNHLSSLKDPTMDPCHDQELPNDMPAPKSPEESAVFLDDKVLGSVQSLSCDKDGSIVSDTGSLGNKNLSSMEDPSMDPCHVQELPCGPSMDPCHDQELPGDMPAPKSPKCSVGICQISASIGKGNHIAIDPHHTVKQLDNLNQSAAALLRNRENTPCPDTLEPSSDHLFVIDPSTPMEPLLTEAGLKVGSSDKKLPMEQVQQDDLQVQEGTIGKTALGSATPECKHECVSPDKAGPHSLKNERYPSSIEQSLFDQQSLSSQEDVQVQEGTLEKTALGSTTPECEDEYGFPDEADPHSLKNERGSLIVEQSPCSLPTLFMQESVEERSECVVLSSARVQAENGVCESNPGSDHDTSADFSAVSKSEDCLDTSQQDNENEGLSEVSHEQDDFQVQEGTVEKTTLGSDLPECKHEFGLPAEAEPHSLMNQRSSIEQSAFGPQSLILKEEGQGTVEKIAVDSATPECKHECVSPDKAGPHSLKNERYPSSIAQSSFDLQPFSLQDDVQVHEGTLEKTAQGSATPECKDEYGFPDEADPHSLKNERGSLGVEQSLSLPALFSQESIEEPSECVALSSASVQAETGVNESKPGLDNDTTVDFSTVSKSEDCLVTSQQDNEDEGLTKASNEQEQVATGQLDLEAASIMEDADSEEVAYDEENKKPVHPTDINSLCQKINVSGPVEHASGLGDALLSSSLIACTDDSDVHLSSNPCLFESTDFPDEIDWSNTEALQQGLKKQQCDERKEYQVPFGAGNDMIEAGTKDINSGVPPLRAEETSNMRDEQLNTKLPRTEVAEFGLSCDKGSNNYLDTESVVNSVCTNIPSDSSLPTDCSTDDYQQMELFKGPAEQKSPEDASMCYKDSDPRAVTATIEKPSPSFDLAIPDFKHEGPLSEEAVYSMKNDTESCSRDHRRSSIGLRHLFSQESFKGPDVHDDLVLPSTENEDDSNTRHAEKIVSSEPDSHQGSPVDLSIVEEIKGLFSSERDDEQGFLSPGHKTECIASARLDSSEDCNLVKRDINTEVICKEEEKQELVPSSDTRTLHETSNTDEPDEQRITLLQAAETSASADKQLSSELEDDEFKEHNFSSEETIGIFGVGSVKSNLFHLHEDSHTNPIQGKELPDNLSAPKSPEQSTFGQAESLLGSGICQAVVQRSTEEINTKLQHERKEECSKYIDDQTTLMSECALFGGSVSGTTLLPTAETSSLPDEQFGPMLECDEFEERDRSYDEDASYLFGSGSLKNNVPNLGHKEEYYEHSDDPAILSGGMPKPSPIRESESGVALQPAEETPALTNEHLNFEMEELGLCISDMSDTGLMENNDLSCLPKDTYMETWNEDEISIGTPAAKSPGESAVCPDDRVPGSVGICQTSGRRRIDEISTKLLSFKISSAVKGSYIAMDSADEPKQGDNLSPAALPGNWENVSAAKADNPAKQNSDCSVVKDSSS; this comes from the exons ATGGATTTCGCGGCGATGAAGCGGCGGGAACTGCAGGCGCTCTGCAAGGAGCACGGCCTCAAGGCCAACGGATCCAACGCCGACCtggccgcccgcctcgccgccacgCTCTCG ATTCCTGGCGGTGCGGAGGAGGATGCGGTCGGCGTCGTTGTGGGGAAGGGGTGTTTGAAGCGATCGTTCGGCGGCGCTAGCGGCGGGGATTCGGATGCGGCTAAGAAGGTGACGTTTGTgttggaggaagaggaggaggcggaggtgggtgGCAGACGCCTCTTGTTGTCGCCTGTTGTTGCCAGGACGAGGGGTAGGCCAAGGGCCGCGGAGGCTCTCTCTCGCGCCCAAGAAAGTGGAGGGGAGCGTCGGAGAACGCGTTCCCAAGTTGGTGGTGATTCTGCTGACGAAACTGATACTGGACAGGTAGGTGCAGATGCTGTGACGAGGCGACACAGGAGGAATGCGGCGAATTTGGGTGCAGGTGATGTGGTTGAGAGGGTAGCTGGAGCTGTAGGCCGGAAAACCTCTGCCAAAGCTGAGCAACAAGAGCTGGACTCTGGAGAAGCAGTTGGTAGGAAGCATCAGCTGAAGCGGAAGGCCAGCGAGAATGACGCTGACAATCTAGATGTCAGTGTGCAAGTTGGTGTTTCTCGTAGAAGCACAAGGTCTAGTGCTGTTCAGTCTGAGCCTGCTGCCGCACCGTCTCCTGTTGTTCACAACAaaagagggaggaagaaggcgggAGATCTGAAGGAACAAGATCGTGTCAAGGAGCAACCTACTGAAATTCAACATGTTGGTAGAACTCTAAGATCTGGATTGGTGGTGGCCGGCCCACTGTTGCCTACTGTTTCTGAAAATAAGAGAAGTAGGTCAAAGGTGCCGGAAGGCGAAACTGATGTGGAGAAGGTTGCTGAGGTGGAAATATCTGGTAGGACTACAAGATCAAGCTCAGTACCAGCTGCTGCGACGTCACCCATTGTCGTTGCGAAGAAGAGGAGAAAAACCAAGAATGTCAACTCGGATGAAGGGCAACATACGGTTCCAGATGTATCAAATGATTCTCCAGTTACAAGGGTCTTGAGGAATAGAGCTATTCAGACAATTGGCAGTACTGACTTGAAGGTAGCTCTCCCAACCATGCTCAATGCCGCCAAAGACGGCGTAGAAGATGGTGTGGCTAAGCAAGATGGGCATGTGGGGTCCAAAAAGAGGAAAATGTTGAATCGCAGGGCTACAGTAGCCACAAATGGCGGTGAAATCCCATTTTCTGATAGCAGTGGTAAGGCTTCTGCTATGGACATGCACGTAGAGGTACCTGGGCCTGTGAGAAGATCAATGCGGAAATCTGTTGTTCCATCGTTTCTTGAGCATGAAACCAAAGGCATGCATGGGGATGTGGAGATGAAAGAAACAGTGACAAAACCTGTTGGGCGATCAACCCGGCGATCTGTTGCCCCAGTTATACTCGAGAAAGAGTCCAAGGGTCTCACAAAACCTGTGGAGATCAAAGAAACAGTGACAAAACCTGTTGGGCGATCAACCTGGCGATCTGTTGCCACAGTTATACTTGAGAAAGAGTGCAAGGGTCTCCCAAAAGAAATGATTCCTCAAGTGCATGTTAAGCGACCAACAAAGAAATCTCTTGTCCCGGCTATGACTGTGAAAGGAACAAAGAGCATCGTTACAGACATGATTCCAGAAGCACGTGCTGGAAGGTCAATGCGGAAACCTGCTCTTGCTATTCTTAATAGTAAGAAGAATGATCACTGTGAAGCAGCCATCCGCGAGAAGTGTTCAAGTGCTAAGAGTGAAGACTTGGAGAAGCAACAAACAGTCAAGCAACCTGTTAGACGGTTAACACGGAAATCATTTGTTCCGGCTGTGCTTGAGAAGGACAGGAAGGCTGTACCTGCAGAAATGAATCCTGATGCACAGTTCAATAATGAGAATGGTGATCACACTAAAATGAAATGTGCTAAGGGTGGACACTTGGAGAAACAACTAGTAGTGAAAGAACCATCTAGGCAATCAACACACAAATCTGTTGCCCCACATGTGATTGAGAAAGAAATTAAGGGTTTACAAGAAGAATCAAAGTCTGAAGTTCCTGTGAGCACATCTGTGCGTAAACTGGCTTGTCTTAACGTGGTTGATAAGGAGAGCAAGGATCACAGAGAAATTGTCCCACATGTGATTGAGAAAGAGAGTAAGGGTTCTCAAGAAGAGTCGAAGTCAGATGTTCCTGTGAGGACATCAGTGCGTAAACTGGCTGGTCCTAATGCGGTTGATAAGGAGAGCAAGGATCACAGTGAAATTGTCAGGAGGGAAGAGTCAAGTGTTCGCACAAGAAGCGCACAAACAAAACTCCAACGTTCTGTTCAGAATGACGCGAGTCTGCGGCAAACAAGACACAGATCTTCGAAGCTAGTGATATCACCGCTACCGTCAAAGCCAACAGCTTCAAAGGGAAGACCTGCAAAGAGGAGTAGAACCGCATCTTTGGAAGAAGTCATGCCTGCTGAAGAGCAGAAGGAAGACCAAATTGCTTATGGTGGCCACACGAGTGATATGATTGATGTTGCCAGTAGTGCTAATAGCTTGGAAAGTGGGGTGCTGCCTTCCCCAGCTGAAAAATCTGATTTGCGTGACTCACATCTTAACACTCAGCTGGAGGGCACAGTCGTTGAATCCAGCATCAGCCATGGTAAAGATGTTAGTAACATTTTGGAGTTCGAGCTTGAGAGCACAGTAGTAG GTACCACTGAGAAGCCTCCGTCCGATTTAGCTATTCCGGACTGTACACATGTAGGTGCTTTATCTGAGGAAGCCCTGGACTCAATAGAAAATGATGCTGCAAGGTGCTCACCAGTTCTTGAACAATCACCCACTGGGCTACAGTTCCTATTCTCACAGGGAAACATAGAAGAACCTGATACACATAACACTAGTCCATTTTTTAAAAATGTCATGGAAGAATCAGATGTTCACAAGGTTGAATGTCAAGGTGAAACAGTTGTTTCATTAAAACCTGACTCATATCAAGGCTCTGATGAATATTCAATTAGAGTCGAAGAAAGTGGAGGTTTAATGTTTTCGTCTCAGCAAAATAATGAACAAGAAG GATTTTCAGTGTCCACCCTCAGAAAAGATTGGGTTGCATCTGTTCAGTTGGATTCGTCAGAGGATTTGCATCATACAGTaag GGATATTACTAGAAAGGACGTGATCTGCAACGAGGAAGAGAAAACGGACTTTATTCCTTCAGACATTAATGCTCCCCATGAGAAATCACATGTGGATGAACCTG CCGAGCACGTTTCTGGTGTTAGTGGAGCTCTATTTTGCATTTCACAGAGCACCACTGTTGTTGATGAAGTAAATTCGGATTCTTCACCGCTAGAATCAGTGGATGCTTTAGATAATCACATAGCATCTTCTAATACTGAAGGGCTTCAACAGGATAATATAGAGGAATGCAATCTACACAATGCAAGAGTCACAGAAGACATCCATGCAAGTGTCATGTCTGAAGCTGCACAGGTTGCTGTACCAGAAAGTGGAAAAATGCTGCAGCCAGATGTAGAAACATTAGTATTGTCAGATGAGCAGCTTAAGCGCAAGCTGGAGGGTGATGATCTCGAAGTACAAAGCTTTAGCCGCGGTGAAGATGAATCTCCAAAACAATCTACATCATGTGAGGATCAAAGCTTTTTAGGGTCAG GTATTTGTCAAACTGTTTCGCGAAGGGATACAGATGTAGTTTGTGTCAAGGATCATAGAGATGACTGCAATCAACACAGTGAAGGTCAACTTACTTTAGGCAACCTAGAAAGTGACATGTCTGAACCTGCACTTGATGAACGATCGGAAAGTGGAATATCAGTGCTCCGAGCTGAAGAAACATCACCATTTCCAGATGAGCAGCTTAACACCAAGCTGGAGGGCAACACAGAACAAACCCTTATCTGTGACAAAGACAGCAGCAATGTTTCTCTCACTGAATTTTTGGGAAACAATCATCTGTCTAGCTTGAAGGACCCTACAATGGATCCTTGCCATGACCAGGAGCTCCCAAATGACATGCCTGCACCTAAATCTCCTGAAGAATCTGCAGTTTTTCTGGATGACAAAGTCTTGGGTTCAGTGCAAAGCCTTAGCTGTGATAAAGATGGTAGCATTGTCTCTGACACTGGATCTTTGGGAAACAAGAATCTGTCCAGCATGGAGGACCCTTCAATGGATCCTTGCCATGTCCAGGAACTCCCCTGTGGCCCTTCAATGGATCCTTGCCATGACCAGGAACTACCCGGGGACATGCCTGCACCTAAATCACCTAAATGTTCAGTAG GGATTTGTCAAATTAGTGCGAGCATAGGCAAAGGAAACCACATTGCTATAGATCCCCACCATACCGTGAAGCAATTGGATAACCTGAACCAATCTGCAGCTGCCTTGCTGAGAAACAGGGAGAACACACCTTGTCCCGATACTCTTGAGCCTAGCAGTGATCACTTGTTTGTGATTGATCCATCAACACCTATGGAGCCTCTACTGACGGAAGCAGGACTTAAAGTGGGCAGTTCTGACAAGAAACTACCTATGGAGCAGGTTCAGCAAGATGATTTACAAGTGCAAGAAG GTACCATAGGGAAGACAGCATTAGGTTCAGCTACACCAGAGTGTAAACATGAATGTGTATCACCTGATAAAGCAGGACCACACTCATTGAAGAATGAGAGGTATCCATCAAGTATTGAACAATCATTATTTGATCAGCAGTCCCTTTCTTCGCAGGAGGATGTACAAGTACAGGAAG GTACCCTAGAGAAGACAGCACTAGGTTCAACTACACCAGAGTGTGAAGATGAATATGGATTTCCTGATGAAGCAGATCCACACTCATTGAAGAACGAGAGAGGTTCATTGATTGTTGAACAATCACCATGTAGTCTGCCGACCCTTTTCATGCAGGAAAGTGTAGAAGAACGCAGTGAATGTGTTGTCCTTTCTTCAGCAAGAGTTCAGGCTGAAAATGGAGTTTGTGAGTCAAATCCTGGTTCAGACCATGATACTAGTGCGGACTTTAGTGCAGTTTCCAAAAGTGAAGATTGTTTGGATACTTCTCAGCAAGATAATGAAAATGAAG GATTATCGGAGGTTAGTCACGAACAAGATGATTTCCAAGTACAAGAAG GTACCGTGGAGAAGACAACACTAGGTTCAGATTTACCAGAGTGTAAACATGAATTTGGATTACCTGCTGAAGCAGAACCCCACTCATTGATGAATCAGAGATCAAGTATTGAGCAATCGGCATTTGGTCCGCAGTCCCTTATCTTAAAGGAGGAAGGACAAG GCACTGTAGAGAAGATAGCAGTAGATTCAGCTACACCAGAGTGTAAACATGAATGTGTATCACCTGATAAAGCAGGACCACACTCATTGAAGAATGAAAGATATCCATCAAGTATTGCACAATCATCATTTGATCTGCAGCCCTTTTCCTTGCAGGATGATGTACAAGTACATGAAG GTACCCTAGAGAAGACAGCACAAGGTTCAGCTACACCAGAGTGTAAAGATGAATATGGATTTCCTGATGAAGCAGATCCGCACTCGTTGAAGAATGAGAGAGGTTCATTAGGTGTTGAACAATCACTTAGTTTGCCGGCCCTTTTCTCACAGGAAAGCATAGAAGAACCCAGTGAATGTGTTGCCCTTTCTTCAGCAAGTGTTCAGGCTGAAACCGGAGTTAATGAGTCAAAACCTGGTTTAGACAATGATACTACTGTAGATTTTAGTACAGTTTCCAAAAGTGAAGATTGTCTGGTTACTTCTCAGCAAGATAATGAAGATGAAG GATTAACGAAGGCTAGTAATGAACAAGAGCAGGTGGCAACTGGTCAGCTAGATTTGGAGGCTGCAAGTATCATGGA GGACGCTGATTCTGAGGAAGTAGCCTATGATGAAGAAAATAAGAAGCCTGTTCATCCTACAGACATTAATTCTTTGTGTCAAAAAATAAATGTCAGCGGACCTG TTGAGCATGCTTCTGGTCTTGGTGATGCTTTATTGAGCTCCTCACTAATTGCTTGTACCGATGACAGTGATGTGCATCTGAGTTCTAATCCTTGCCTGTTTGAATCAACTGATTTCCCGGATGAAATAGATTGGTCCAATACCGAGGCTTTGCAGCAGGGTCTCAAAAAGCAGCAATGCGACGAGCGCAAGGAATACCAAGTTCCTTTTGGAGCCGGTAATGATATGATTGAAGCTGGCACAAAAGACATAAACAGTGGAGTTCCACCACTTCGAGCTGAAGAAACATCAAATATGCGAGACGAGCAGCTTAACACTAAGCTGCCGCGCACAGAAGTTGCGGAATTTGGCCTTAGCTGTGACAAAGGCAGTAATAATTATTTAGATACTGAATCTGTGGTGAACAGTGTTTGTACAAATATTCCGTCGGATTCCAGTTTACCAACGGATTGTTCTACGGATGATTACCAGCAAATGGAGCTCTTTAAAGGCCCTGCTGAACAAAAATCTCCCGAAGATGCTTCTATGTGCTATAAGGACAGTGATCCAAGAGCAGTGACAGCTACCATTGAGAAGCCTTCACCTTCATTTGATTTAGCAATTCCAGATTTTAAACATGAAGGTCCTCTATCAGAGGAAGCAGTGTACTCAATGAAGAATGACACTGAAAGCTGTTCACGAGATCACAGACGATCGTCCATTGGGCTTCGTCACTTGTTCTCGCAGGAGTCATTTAAAGGACCAGATGTGCATGATGATCTTGTGCTTCCAAGTACTGAGAATGAAGATGATTCCAACACTCGTCATGCTGAAAAAATTGTTTCTTCAGAACCTGATTCACATCAAGGGTCTCCTGTAGATTTAAGTATAGTTGAAGAAATTAAGGGTTTGTTTTCATCTGAGAGAGACGATGAACAAG GATTCTTGAGTCCCGGCCACAAAACAGAATGTATTGCATCTGCCCGGTTGGATTCATCAGAGGATTGTAATCTTGTGAAAAG GGATATTAATACTGAAGTGATCTGCAAGGAGGAAGAGAAACAGGAACTTGTTCCTTCTTCTGACACTCGCACCCTTCATGAAACATCAAATACTGATGAACCTG ATGAACAGAGAATAACCCTGCTGCAAGCTGCGGAAACATCGGCTTCAGCAGATAAGCAGCTTAGCTCCGAGCTGGAGGACGATGAATTTAAGGAACACAACTTTAGCAGTGAAGAAACGATTGGCATATTTGGTGTTGGATCGGTGAAGAGTAATCTATTCCATTTGCATGAAGACTCTCACACCAATCCTATCCAGGGAAAGGAGCTCCCAGATAACCTATCTGCACCCAAATCTCCTGAACAGTCCACGTTTGGTCAGGCTGAGAGTCTTTTAGGATCAG GCATTTGTCAGGCTGTCGTTCAAAGGAGTACAGAAGAAATCAACACCAAGCTCCAACATGAGCGTAAAGAGGAATGCAGTAAGTACATTGACGATCAAACCACTCTCATGTCTGAATGTGCACTGTTTGGAGGATCAGTAAGTGGAACGACACTGCTGCCAACTGCAGAAACATCTTCATTGCCAGATGAGCAATTTGGCCCTATGCTCGAGTGTGACGAATTTGAGGAACGTGACCGTAGTTATGATGAAGATGCAAGCTACTTATTTGGTTCTGGGTCTCTGAAGAACAATGTGCCCAATCTGGGTCATAAGGAGGAATACTATGAGCACAGTGATGATCCAGCCATACTATCAGGTGGCATGCCCAAGCCCTCACCGATTAGAGAATCAGAAAGTGGAGTGGCACTGCAGCCAGCTGAAGAAACACCAGCATTGACAAATGAGCACCTTAACTTTGAGATGGAGGAACTGGGCCTTTGCATTAGTGACATGTCTGATACTGGATTAATGGAGAACAACGATCTATCTTGCTTGCCCAAAGACACTTATATGGAAACGTGGAACGAAGATGAGATTTCAATTGGCACGCCTGCAGCTAAATCTCCAGGAGAATCTGCAGTTTGCCCAGATGACAGGGTTCCTGGGTCAGTAG GAATCTGCCAAACTAGTGGGCGACGGCGCATAGATGAAATTAGCACAAAGTTGCTGAGCTTCAAAATTTCGAGTGCAGTCAAAGGAAGTTACATTGCCATGGACTCTGCTGATGAGCCGAAGCAAGGCGACAACCTGAGTCCGGCTGCTTTGCCAGGGAACTGGGAGAATGTTTCTGCAGCCAAAGCAGATAATCCTGCAAAGCAAAACAGTGACTGCTCGGTTGTGAAGGACTCCTCAAGCTGA